The Branchiostoma floridae strain S238N-H82 chromosome 10, Bfl_VNyyK, whole genome shotgun sequence genome has a segment encoding these proteins:
- the LOC118424941 gene encoding integrin alpha-5-like, which translates to MNLTGSGATGPPCRPGPLKLTTSQQHFLSPTDILTSASLKPDNMAAQRFDFCTGILCFFVTVLVHVATSFNIDTRTPIIRRGPYGSYFGFSVDLHREGDKTWMLVGAPRAQTRQPGTDRPGAVYMCNIDYSKCVQIPFDTTGSDRLDGSLTLYKEDKSFQWFGASLKSSGPNGPVVVSLRLS; encoded by the exons ATGAACCTTACAGGAAGTGGTGCCACCGGTCCCCCATGTAGGCCCGGTCCGCTAAAACTGACTACATCACAACAACATTTCCTCTCTCCAACCGACATTCTCACTTCTGCATCACTCAAACCTGACAACATGGCCGCTCAACGCTTCGACTTTTGCACAGGAATTCTGTGCTTCTTCGTGACGGTTTTGGTCCACGTTGCAACAAGTTTTAACATCGACACACGGACGCCGATAATTCGCCGGGGCCCCTACGGGAGTTACTTTGGCTTCAGCGTGGATTTGCACCGGGAAGGGGACAAAACTTG GATGCTAGTGGGGGCACCGAGGGCACAGACACGGCAGCCCGGTACGGACCGGCCCGGGGCCGTCTACATGTGTAACATTGACTACAGCAAATGTGTGCAGATACCGTTCGATACAACCG GATCAGACCGACTAGACGGCAGCCTTACTCTGTATAAAGAAGACAAGTCCTTCCAATGGTTCGGCGCATCCCTCAAGAGCTCAGGACCAAACGGGCCGGTGGTGGTAAGTCTTAGACTATCATAA
- the LOC118424392 gene encoding calponin homology domain-containing protein DDB_G0272472-like, protein MVAFRAVVLLSLAALCTSAAVNKKRENAVDELKELERSLQQLLGKKNEKAQPEAKKSLSPEEKAKRIQERAQFQKARGMVQKANEAIEKKRSMMAEKAGKEKKSEDSQSRREMAKNLREMDLKRAANLKRQAAKAEKRMAAEKKRSEAPKAPKEKRAAWADSYGSYYDTYDALLRGLRFL, encoded by the exons ATGGTTGCGTTCCGCGCGGTAGTCCTGCTGTCCTTGGCGGCGTTGTGCACCTCTGCCGCCGTCAACAAGAAGAGGGAGAACGCCGTGGACGAACTGAAGGAACTCGAGCGCTCTCTTCAACAG CTTCTTGGCAAGAAGAATGAGAAGGCCCAGCCGGAGGCTAAGAAGTCGCTGTCTCCGGAGGAAAAGGCGAAGAGGATCCAAGAAAGGGCCCAATTTCAGAAG GCTCGTGGTATGGTCCAAAAAGCAAATGAGGCCATCGAGAAGAAGCGGTCCATGATGGCAGAAAAGGCTGGCAAGGAAAAGAAATCCG AGGACAGTCAGTCCCGTCGCGAGATGGCGAAGAACCTGCGTGAAATGGACCTGAAGAGGGCAGCAAATCTGAAGAGGCAGGCAGCAAAGGCGGAGAAGAGAATGGCTGCTG AGAAGAAGCGTTCTGAGGCACCCAAGGCACCCAAGGAGAAGCGCGCGGCCTGGGCGGACAGCTACGGGTCATACTACGACACCTACGATGCCCTACTACGAGGACTACG CTTTCTGTGA
- the LOC118424391 gene encoding polypeptide N-acetylgalactosaminyltransferase 1-like, translating to MALLVRKRTVVVIMLTSMVWVFMDIFFFMRNSDFVKMSDSERLKEKVREYAVEKVTVRPPEGKEGIRDVYHTEAALHTQRHQVQTLKEQIFPPNLELESKSSVHEDFLVTDYTEDDGRYNYNAYPVIFDDFQQETEDKSEDKNDIETPPVKIPQQAKDDTESYIITHDATAKMADQKRNEEETLDYDQVDELRKKYELVTMSELMYNTPSPWVASTRKTVYDDVLITERLTNQTMKISHTENVEQRKEQLKEKISPTVTESVAATTKKATFANFMARLPFLVKNEAPGPYRNQYDPTELEETIPKHTVLSMNSVTIRKPPHSPGEAGRPVTTKKEDDAMVKSMFAEASFNVFVSNLISVERTIPDLRPTKCRTNQVADDLPQTSIIITFCEESWSTLLRTLHSIINRSPPHLIREIILVDDFSKRVHLKGKLDEYIKRFPQVRIMRTAKREGLIRARMLGAAAASGTVLTFLDSHIECNVGWLEPLLDRIRQNRTNVVCPVIDAIDDRTFAYLEAQTLRGGMDWKELKFEWRSIPSFQALGRKDQSWPIISPTMAGGLFSIQRDYFYELGAYDPELFIWGGENIEISFKIWMCGGRLEILPCSRVGHVFRKSQPYIFPGGAFEVFSHNTRRVAEVWLDDKYKKIFYALMPEALHIDYGNITDQLEFRRKCCPFKWYLENIYPDLGVPQINLQAVGEIRNLGQQDVCVDTLGGAHLGLWPCHGQGEHQSFSLDKSGTLKSGSLCVIREVGKDGEVLSMGLCKKENVMKFQHQDKELKELGDGPHVLTGRCLDITFGAGAQKFLQLNPCNGGKFQQWKFGLYL from the exons ATGGCTCTACTTGTAAGAAAGCGGACCGTTGTTGTGATCATGCTCACATCCATGGTCTGGGTGTTTATGGATATTTTCTTCTTCATGAGGAATAGCGACTTCGTGAAAATGTCTGATTCGGAGAGGCTGAAGGAAAAGGTGAGAGAATATGCCGTGGAAAAAGTCACCGTGCGACCACCGGAAGGTAAGGAAGGGATTCGAGACGTGTACCACACGGAAGCAGCTCTACACACCCAGCGCCATCAAGTGCAGACCTTGAAAGAACAAATATTTCCACCCAATCTTGAACTGGAATCGAAAAGTAGCGTCCACGAAGATTTTCTGGTCACAGATTACACTGAAGATGACGGAAGATACAATTATAATGCATACCCTGTTATATTTGACGATTTTCAACAGGAAACGGAAGACAAATCTGAAGATAAAAACGACATTGAAACGCCACCTGTAAAGATTCCACAACAGGCCAAAGATGACACAGAAAGTTACATAATCACCCATGATGCCACAGCTAAAATGGCGGACCAAAAACGGAACGAAGAGGAAACACTTGATTATGATCAAGTTGATGAGCTTAGAAAGAAGTATGAACTCGTGACTATGTCGGAACTTATGTACAACACTCCTTCACCCTGGGTAGCATCGACACGCAAAACTGTTTACGATGACGTCCTAATCACAGAACGCTTGACGAATCAAACAATGAAGATATCTCACACTGAAAACGTCGAACAGCGGAAAGAACAGCTCAAAGAGAAAATCTCACCAACCGTTACCGAATCTGTAGCAGCTACGacaaaaaaggcaacatttgcaaaCTTTATGGCTCGCCTGCCTTTTTTGGTGAAAAACGAAGCCCCCGGACCATATCGTAACCAGTATGACCCCACGGAGTTGGAAGAGACCATCCCTAAACACACCGTACTATCCATGAACTCCGTGACGATACGAAAACCTCCTCACAGTCCCGGGGAGGCAGGAAGACCCGTCACGACTAAGAAGGAAGACGACGCGATGGTGAAGAGCATGTTTGCGGAGGCGTCTTTCAATGTGTTTGTCAGTAACCTCATCTCTGTGGAGAGGACCATTCCCGACCTTAGGCCAACAAA ATGTCGCACGAATCAAGTGGCGGACGACCTGCCGCAGACGTCCATCATCATCACGTTCTGTGAGGAGTCGTGGTCCACCCTCCTCCGCACCCTGCACAGCATCATCAACCGATCACCTCCCCATCTCATCAGGGAGATCATCTTGGTCGACGACTTCAGTAAAAGAG TCCACTTGAAGGGGAAGCTGGACGAATACATCAAGAGATTCCCACAGGTCAGGATCATGCGCACTGCGAAGAGGGAGGGTCTCATAAGAGCCCGGATGTTGGGAGCAG CCGCCGCCAGTGGTACAGTCCTGACGTTCCTGGACTCCCATATCGAGTGTAACGTGGGCTGGCTGGAGCCGCTACTGGACAGGATCAGACAGAACAGGACCAACGTCGTCTGTCCTGTCATAGACGCCATAGACGACAGGACATTTGC GTACCTGGAAGCTCAGACCCTGCGAGGAGGCATGGACTGGAAAGAGCTGAAGTTCGAGTGGAGATCCATTCCCTCGTTCCAAGCGTTGGGTAGGAAGGACCAAAGTTGGCCTATCAT ATCCCCCACCATGGCTGGCGGATTGTTCTCCATACAGAGGGACTACTTTTACGAGCTCGGCGCCTACGACCCGGAACTATTTATCTGGGGCGGCGAGAACATAGAAATCTCCTTCAAG ATCTGGATGTGTGGAGGCCGGCTAGAGATTTTGCCCTGTTCTCGCGTGGGTCACGTGTTCAGAAAGAGCCAACCGTACATCTTCCCTGGCGGTGCCTTTGAAGTGTTCAG CCATAACACCCGCCGAGTCGCCGAGGTCTGGCTGGACGACAAATATAAGAAGATTTTCTACGCGCTGATGCCGGAAGCTTTACACATCGACTACGGCAACATCACTGACCAG CTGGAGTTCCGACGTAAGTGTTGCCCGTTCAAGTGGTACTTAGAGAACATCTATCCCGACCTCGGGGTGCCGCAAATCAACCTCCAGGCTGTCGGAGAG ATCCGGAACCTGGGCCAACAGGACGTGTGTGTGGACACGCTAGGCGGCGCGCACCTGGGGCTGTGGCCCTGTCATGGGCAGGGGGAGCACCAG AGTTTCAGCTTAGACAAAAGCGGAACGCTGAAGTCCGGATCGCTGTGTGTTATACGGGAGGTGGGGAAGGACGGGGAGGTTCTGTCTATGGGACTCTGCAAAAAGGAAAATGTCATGAAGTTCCAACATCAG GACAAGGAGCTGAAAGAACTCGGAGACGGACCTCATGTTTTGACCGGGCGCTGTCTGGACATTACGTTTGGTGCTGGAGCACAGAAGTTCCTCCAACTCAACCCATGCAACGGCGGCAAATTTCAACAGTGGAAATTCGGGCTGTATCTGTGA